GTCCGTGGATTGATCCCTGTGATAGATTCCTTCGGGTTTGAGACGGATCTTCGAATCCACACTCAGGGACAAGCTGCCGTCAGTCTTGTTTTTGACAAGTGGAGCGTGGTTCCTGGAGATCCTCTGGATCGTGATGTCAAGCTCAGACCTTTGGAGATGGCACCGGCCATGGCCACTGCGCGGGATTTCGTCTTGAAGACAAGACGACGAAAGGGTCTGGCGGAGGATGTGACGGTGAGCAAATTTTTGGAACCGGAGCTCTGGAAGAGCTTGAGGGAAAGTGGCGTTCTGGACTCTTAAAACATCATATAGTCGAGTATAGGGCGGCTCGGTTTCCGCATATCATGGCCGCCTTATTTTCATGTATTTGTAATGTCATAGTTGAGGCCTCccggaaagaaagaagaactGCATGTAGTCAACGGCGTGTTATATTGAATGAGTAAGGCGTCTTCCCTTCGCGGTATTTACACCAGAAGAGAATATCGTCTATTGTATCAGGTGCATGCGTAAAAAAAAATCGAAGGCTCGCTGAGGAAGTCCAAAGGATCATTGACATGTTTCTAACATCTTCGCGATAACACCCATCAAGGTCCCGTTTTCCAGGGCTGCGGCGACCCTTTCTTTATCGGCTAACTGCTTGTTGACTTCATCAGCCGTACTGTGAGTGCCTTCTTTGATTCGCACATCCACACGgaaccgaggaggaagtgATTGCTCTAATCGAACGCGCACACCCAAGCCTATCACCGTCGCTAAACTGCAATGGGTGATTGTCGGCGTGATAAGCACCGAGACTGTCCGAAGCGGCGACTCCGGCACGTTGGCGAGCGAGGGCTTAATAGAGATGTCAGGAAGAGAAACGACAGCTAGCGCGCCCAGTGAAATAGGGTGTTCCGGGTCAGAGATGGTAGAAATAAGGTCTGGATGATCAACTATCAGTAAGCTTTCCTACATATATACCAACGAGACTAAAAGATGGGAGGCATTACCATAAATCTCCTGTTCATCAATGGGCTCTTCCATCAACTCATCCTCGCTGTCAGATGTCTCCGAGGAATATAGACTGGAGAACGGGTCATTTGGGTTCGCGGCAGGAGGAAGAACAGAGGTAAAGATGCCAGCGCCATAAACACCGGATTTACGAGGGGCAGTTGGACGCAGTCGGGTAGGAAGATCCGCGGCGTTCAATATGGTAGGATTGGAGTTTTGGATTTCTGATGCCATTTTGGTTTTGATTTCTGTCGGGTTAGTACTGCGTACTTCCAAGAAATTGATTATCTTCATAAAGAGGGGTTATGTCTAATCTCGGATTAACTTTGTGCCATTGTACATTTAGTAATGCGTCAGTACACCACATACCGGGCATTATATGGCAGACGTTGTATGGAATATACTACGAAATATATCAGATATATTCAAATGCCTGTCCTTAATGAATAACTAATAAGCAAGATGAACTACCACACCTCATATGGAGTTCCCCGTAAATTTTGTATTAGGGGTATCAATATCACTGTCAGCTAGACATCATTAAACTATGTACGAAGTAATAATACGCCGTACTCCGAGTGCAATATCCTGAACCGAGGCAAGCTGCTAACGATCTACAACAGTTGTTATTTATACAGAATGAAAATCATTCAAAAGCGGACATTATTCTCAAatgttgatgatgaagatgaaactTTCATCCTGTCCATAAGACCTTGGAGACATattacagagtactccgtacagcgTACAGTAGTTCTTTCACCATAACTCAAAGAACAAAATGGAATATGCAGTGAGCTATTTGCAAGAACAGAATCCTATTTTCTGGGATCGACCCTGCGCCAAAAAGAACCCCATGGGCTCCAGGACCAATCACCGTGCCCTGATGCCTCGACCCGGATGCTAACTATTGGGACGCTAACACTATCCAGAAGAGACTGCCTTAATCATTATTACTACGGCGATCAACGGAGACCTTGGAGTACGTACCTGACGGATTTGGAGTACGCTCTTGCATGTACATACTACTGTACTACTTGTATTGACTCCGTATTTAACACATTAGGATGAACAACTCTAAAATCACCAGATACTACCACAACCCATTTATAGGAAGATTTTCAGTAATGATCATATCACGATCCGAGAGCATCGTCTATCCCGTTCATCACCAAATTGGATATTAAGCAGGCATTCTTTTTGCTACCTGTACAGAGTAGGTGCCCTTGTACTACTGTGTCCCGCACTTGGTCGGTCTCCGCCCGCCACTGCTCCTTTGAGAGATGGGAATACTCTCTTTTCCCCCCTCGCCCACTGTCCATCATTTATCATCCATCTCTTTCAAGTCTTATATTTATATAAATATATAGTAATCCTCGTGTCTTTTacctttttgttcttttcaaCATTCCCTCGTCATTTATCATCTTGATTGCGGTGTTCCATACACAGTTTGTATTGACATTGTACATTGCTACCACCCTTTTCACTGCTATTACCACTGCCACCGCGCTATCAATCGCCGCTACTACGTTACGTCCCTTTTCAAACCGCCATCCGAAATCCCCAACTCCAAGTCGCGCCATGAACTAGACTTCGTCGTCCGATTTCTTCTCTTGCACGCCTTTCTCAGGCCTTGCGAAACATCGTGTGCATTGGTGGGCTTTCCATATTTCCCCCTCTTGCTTAAATTGGGTTCCCCGAACATCCATCCTGCTTCTCGTTCCTCCTCCATCCACCCGCTttgctttcttctttccttgcaGACGTTGAAATCGCATCCCAATTAGAATGTCGCATGCTTCTTGAACCGGAAGTCTACCGATGTCCTAATATACTGATGATGGTAGACTACAAATTCAGCCCGGAACAGCGGCATTCCTCTCTCATTGCCTGTTCACTGTAAGCCACATATCGCCCTCGTTCGCTATCATGTGTTATTTGCTGTTTGCTTTTCGGCTTCCTCTGGTTGTCCATTCAAGGGTGTTCGCTGTCGACAAAAGCAGAGCCATTGAGTATTGCACATGATTTCCTTTTGAACATAAGGGAATTTTGTTTCAAGTTTccagggaaaaaaaaaaaaaaagaggcaaCCGAACATCAGCGTTATACACCTAGCCGTTACCTTCTCCATTGCCATTGTGCTTGCTGTCTTTTCATTTTGCCCTTGCTCGTCCTATTCCGAACACTCACAGGATGTGACTGACGGTTAATCCGAACACTACAGTCTTTAGTCTCAGTCTCTTAGCCCGGCCTCTTCGTCGCCTCCCCATTTCACCAGCTCTGGAACGTCGTACGACAATTGTATCTAATCACGTCCCTTATCAGACTGGCGCCAATCgatcatcatcttcagaacgacattgatTCTCCTTGCACTTGATTACCGGTCCGACTCTCGAAAATTGCGACTTGAAGCGATACACGCGCGAGGCGCCCGGTGTCTGTTCTAACATCCGACGTTCAATCTTTGCGTTCCCCGCTTGGGTGCGTTATTTCAATCATAATTCGATTCATCCGGTATCGACCGGTCCACATGCAGCTTACACTAAGAGAGTAATCTTTCGCGCACCGGTTGTATACGGCTTATATCCTGTCACAATAGACTTTCCGACTGGGCTCTCTGTCAGCAAGCTTCGGGGACATATTTGCTTTATCGGTTCTTTGTTTGAGCAATGCAGGGTTATTCATTCGCGCCCCCATCTGGTCCCTCAAAGGAGGGTCATAAAAGTAAGCATACTTCGATATATGACAAATTGCTGCCACATTGGGGGCTCGAGTCGAAGCGGGTGCTAACGGAGAATACTCGCGTGTTAGACTATGTGTTTGTGGATGAGCACAACAGACACAAACGCTTGAAGGGTATGCGATCTCTCCGCGAGCTTCATTGGTGGGCTTGGATCTAATGTTTTACTTTTAGTGATGCGGGCTTGTAACGGCTgtaggaagaggaagatcaAATGCGATGCAGCTACAACAAATACATGGCCTTGCTCCGCGTGCACCCGTTTGAAGCTAGTATGCGTGCCTCCCACTGTCGGACAGGATTCTGAATTTCCCACTGGGCAAACTGTTGAAGCCGACCCAACAGGCCCTCTAGGCGCACTTAGTACACAGCAGCCCTCTCACCATGCTTTCCCCATGTCTCAGACTTTTCGAGATGGCGGCCAAGTACCGATGGGGAGTATTCAACCTTACAATGACGGAATGGGCGTGTTCTCTCAATTCATGCCGCCCCCTCATAGCCAACCTGGTATTTATGGTGATGTCCGGTCGCCGCCCATCGCAGAGCCGCAACACCACTACCAGCAGCCGCAGATGTTTTCTGCACCCCAAACACAGCAGCAATCTCTGGGGACTCCAGACAATAGCTTGTTTCTCGAAAACGACCAGTCTACTGCGGAAAACCTCAGTGAGGTACTTGGTGAGCTGAAGATTGACGAGACTGGTATAGGTATAATGGCCCTCTCCCCATTAAGTGTTTTGAGGAAATGAAAACTAATGCCACCTCTCCCCAAAGCACCATATATCAGACAGCAGAGACAAGATCGGTCAGAACCGGAAGTCCCTATTCAAGACGATGCAGAGGAAAGACTGCCGCCACTTAGCACAGGCGCAGGGTCTGCAATTCGAATCCCGCCCGAACTTATGCCACCCGATGACGAGGTGATGAATTACTTCAAAACATATTTCGATGACATTCATCCCTATGTCCCAGTGGTTCACCGGTCTCACTTGTATTATCAATGGCAAAATGACCGAAGTTCGATATCCCCTCTCCTCCTTGAAGCATTATTTGCATGTGCGGGCAGACTGTCAGACGACCCGGCACAGGGAGCCCAGTGGCTTGCATTGGCGAACAGTAGGCTACCCAGTCTCGATCTTGTTTAATTAAAACAAGCTTGTGCTAATGCACATTCCTAGGGCATGAATCTAGCTTTATGGATGTACCGCGTCTGAGTACAATCCAGGCAATGCTGCTGTTACTGAAAGCTAGAGAATCGTTGCCGAAAAAGGGCTACTATTATAGATCTTGGCAGACCGTGAAAACTATAGTCTCCATGGCGAAGGATTTAGATCTCCATGAACATTACAGTGGTCATGCGGAAGGGCGGCCCTGTGATTTGCAACCAGTGGAGTGCTTGGTACAGACAAGGGTGTGGCAGGCCTTGCTTGTCGTCGAAGTCATGATTGGAGCACCGCAGGGTATGCATTCCACCCTCTCGTCCAGTGGCGCATGTACAATCTTAACCTGATGCATTTTAGGCCGTTCTGACTATGGTGTGGACCCGGAGACTGTGGACATGCGGCCACTGTTGGATATTAAAGGCCTTGACCAGTTCGAGATTGACCGTTCTCGACAGTATGCTTACTTTGTTCGGAATGCCAACCACATCCGCATCATCACCGACATATACCACAAGATCAAAAAACAACGAGACTGGGGTGCCGACCCCAGATTTGTTGAAAAGAATCCCCTGTTTACAAATTGGCTCCACAGCATGCCCCCGGACTTGCAGGTAAATTATCCCGCCGATGGATCGCCACCCTGGATACCATCGCACTTTGTTGCAAATATGCATTCGCATTGTCACTTAGGGATTATATTACTCCATCGCCCCCAATTAATCGCATCCAAGTCTTTCTCTGCCGGAGGAAGCTGGAAAGGGCACTTTGGATTATGCTACTCCTCAGCAAAATGTCTATGTAGGCTTCAGGAAGCCATACTGGCCAGTTACGGCCTCTCGGGACTATTATTTATGCAAAGGGGCATTAACTTTGCTATTTATTGCATCTTGACCTGCACGATGTTGCATCTGGTAGGTGCCTTGATCATTAGCACTTAGCACATCACTTGCTAACTTTCTCACACACACTTCAGATCGCAATAACGTCCCCTGATCCGCATTTTCACACGGATGCGAGAGATTATTTTACACGGCACATGCGTATCCTCGAACAGTGCTCCGCTGCTTGGCCTATGCCAGAGATCCAGGCACAGATTGATTCTCTGCGTCTGGCGTTCTCTGCGGATGTCAGCCGCCCATTTGAGTTAAAATCCACGTTTCCATATGGGAGTCCATCCGAGCCATATCACCCGAGTCCCCCACCGTTCGACTCGTCACAATATACTCCACCGTTGAATCATCTCACGGGAAGCGTTCAGAGCAGAGTGGGTTATAATGCCTATCCAATTTCACCTCCAATGTCCACTGGTACTGAAGACGCAAAGTCCGATTCCTCCCAACTACAGCCCCTGGGATTGATGACGCCTCACCCAGTATCGAACCCCTCGATGGAAGCTCCGCTGGTGGATGAAAACAGTTGGGATCCATCGCGCATCATTAAGTAAAAAATCGCCTATCCACGGTCTAGCTTGGAACATTTGCTAACTATTGTCCAGTCAATGGGAAATGGCATTTTCGGTTGATCCGTCCACTGTCAGCGCGAATTCACCACCAATGAACCTAAGCAACTCCGTGCAGGGCATGCAGCCACCCCTACAGACTCATTATCCTGTCCAATACGGGTCACCGGCCAAGGTGGCTTCAGTCACGCCACCCCAATCCATCTCCCAACCCCAGTTTAGACATTCGATGATCACAGCCCGTGACTGGCAGCAGAGTGTTGCCAGTGTGTTTGATCCCCATGGTTTGAAGAGGCGGTGGAACTATTCTGTTGACATGGGAGTGGAAAATGTGTCAAAGCGGCAGCGGTGAAGAGGGCAAGCTTGCCTCTATAAATTCTCCGCTTCTATTGACTCAGCCGTCAATCGTGCAAGAAGGGACGACTATGGCTCCTGTTATGTGAGAACGCGTAAGTTCCTACATGTTGTCGCCCTGTTAAACGTCTATCATCGGATGTATAATCCACGATCCTGTAGCGACATAATGTGATACGTCCAGCCCGTACGATCATATCgctctctttcctctccatTCGCATGAGCCGTCATTTAGCTCTTTAGTATTGCAAATGCCAGCTGCTACGGTTATATAAGCTTGCCAATGATGGGATTTGTGCTTTTCACGGGTGGTATCAAAAAGCGGGCGTTTATTTAATATTTTTTTTAACTCTTGTTAGGGAAACACAGCCGGGTTTGGTCTTCCAGtactttctttccttttcattAGGGGCTTCTTGTGTATACCAAAGTGACTTCTGCGCTTCGTTTCTCCGCATTATATTTCCAAGAACAATGGCCCGCCAAGGCAATTATTCAAGAGTCATGTACATTAGATTTCTAGCTGTAGAGGGTGCAATGGATTGATGCAAAAAGCACGAGATTGGAGACATGTTGGGCCCTTTTTCAATTGAAACATGCCTTTCATGAAGGCGGGCACGGATAAGGTTGTAAGGCGGTCTTGCAGAAACTTCAGTCGGGAGGACACTTGGGAAAGTAGTATCAACAACCCTCTCTTCCTATTTGGCTCTGCTTGTCGGTAACCAATGTCGGTGAATCGCCTGCGTCTATTTCGCTTGGGCAGGAGGGCTTTCAGTTGCGCCGGTTGATCCCTATCCGCTCCTCGCGAGACCGAACTATTCTTGCTTTGTCTCCCGGTAGTGGTTTTAATTCGTCACTCGGATCAAAGCGGGCATTGGAGCTGTTTTCAACATGAGCCTGACTGTTGTCTTCTTTGGCTAATTTGCGTAATCGTGCGTCTTCAAAGGCAGCAAGGTCTTCGGATGTCACTGCGATTGCCGTAGGCTTGCGACGAAGCATTGTCGGGCTTTGGTGGACAATTGTAGAGACCAATTGCAATAAGGCTCGAAGCGCAACCGGGCGGTTTTCAAGGCAAAtttgttgaaaagaaagcgAACGGTCCAGTCGTTCTTCCAATGCATTCTTTTATGTATGTTTACAGCGGACATAGCATGATGTTCACGTGATTTTACCCGGAAATCCAACTTCTCAACTTTTCGGGTACGCGGGCAGCACGAATCTACGTCGCCGTCACAGCACCATTCGCTCAAGTTGGTCGTTGCTGCTACTGCAGCGGGGGTGAAAGAAAATGCTTCGAATTCAGTTTCGCCCGGCATTTCTATACAATGAACGCCAGCGTTCGGTAGAGGGAATCATCACCTCGTTCCGCCAATTCTCCGTAACGCAGCAAGTAACGGACCAATCGTCAGGTATGTGTGCTTCATTTTACGAAGTTCTGGGACCCTTGATCCATTTCTATGTAACCCCAGGTCTGACTAGTCTTGTCATCACCATCCAAATGCTCACAAAGCTTGAGTAGGTCCTCGTTATTCGCCTGCAGCTACACCCCGCCCCGGCCCTCGCAGAAGGCCTAACATTCCACCTGCGAAAACAGGCTTTCAGGATGCCAGCGCAAGTCGACTTCATCCTCGTTCACCACATGTGATTGATGCAAGAGCGCTCGCCGCTTCCCAGACTGGTGACCAAGCAAACGTTCTTCGAGGACCTAGGCTCCAATATCCTCGAGGTGGAGTACAGGCGCGCGCTCGCAAATTCAAGAAGTCGTCCCCCAAACCCCGTCGTCCTAAAGCACCCAGGAATCAGTCGGGAGTGGGGAAAGGTGACGATGTTCGGGAAGCAGAAATTGAAGCTGTCTACCAAGAACTCACGGAAAAGTCGAGACCGGTACCCGTCCGATACATACCTCAAACGCATGACTTCTCGACGATGGAAGAAACATGGCCTTCTTTACCAACCGGTGTCACCGCACACACCGCCGGAGTCTTAGAAAAACTATCATCAATAAGCGGACGCTTCCCAAACGGATATATTCCGCCACATGAACTGGGCAAGCGACTTTATCAGGGACAAAGCGTTCGGTTTTTCAGCGAAGAGGAGAAGGCCCAGGCTATGGAAGAAGCCAAAAAGCTGGCACAACAACGTGCAGACAAACTTTCACAACGAAAGGGCGATCTTGTGGAGCCCGAGGAAATCAAGTTCGAACCAATGGATGCTAAGGGCCAGAAGGTTTTGGTGCAGAGTCTCGTTCAGGGAATATATCCCAAGCCGGAGACTCAGCAGGCTGATAAACCTGCTGTTCTTgggggcgtcattgctaatCTCAGGAATAACGAAACATACCGGACCGCCGGCAAGAGCACACAATTCCTCACCAAAGTCGAGTCGCTTCTTGCCTCGAGTCGCCCTGCCAAGCGTGCATAAAATGGATGATACTTGATCTTGATGTActatttttttcttcttctttctttgtttAATAGCCATGTCTCTCTAAAATGTTTTTCTGTGGTGTATCTAGTATTCAGGGAATAAATCCTTATATGAAAATATCAACCAGCCTATCCACGCAATTCTAGGATGACCTGCACTTTCATGTCCGTAATAGTGATTGGCTCATGCTTGCTCCAACGCCTTTTTGGCCGCTTCAAACAGATCCTTCACCTCCTTCTGTCCCTTGTCTGTCAATTTTTCCATGTTGTCATGTGCCTTCCGCACATCATCTGGCCTGgcaatcttcttcttctgcatctCTTGAAGGCGTTTATGTATAGCACCTCTTGAGTCGCGGACGGTTCCAGATGCTTTGTCCATTGCCGCTTTTGCACTTTGGACTGTTTTATCCCTGGATTCCTTCGTCGGCGgagggatggggatgttgaGTTGGAGGCTGTTATGAGCATCCGGCTGAGGGTTTAGGGAAAGATTGGACGAGATGACTGCCGAACTGATCGGTTTGATATGCTAGTGACACAAATTAGAGtcaagggaagaaaagagctTTTTGCATGGCGAATATTGTACTCAAGAAACAATGGAGCAAAAAGATCCAACTCACATCCTCTTCAGCGGCAAGAATAGTGACCATTCGGCCTCCCTTAGGAACAACCTGTGCCAGCTCTCCCAGTTTCACAGTGTCTTTACTCCCTTTGCTTAACTGAACCCGAAGACTCTCGATAGCCTCAGTGTTCAACCTCCCTCCAGCGCGTAGTTTGGAAAGATCATCCTTGAGACGAGATACGGCAGCCGCAATGTCATCATGTAGCTGAGAGAGGACGTAAGGATCGTCTGAGGCCTCAGCACCGTTCGAAGACTTAGTTACTTCGGACTCAGCAGCAGGAGCACCCTTCTTTGacttgtctttctttttgtacAAAGGAGGGGAGTTTGAAAAGGCTTGTCTTCCGTTTGGCACAGCCAGGTTATACAGTGGTAATAAACGTTGCGGTCGACTTATAATTTGAGAGTTCGTGAATAGAAAACGACTCCGGACGAGGCCAGGAAGACTGGAATTTGCCAAACTGCGTTGCATTGTGACCGACTTGAATGTTAAACGGGAAacgaaggaagaagagaaagaaaggaaaagaaagaaggtagTTCTCCAGACCTCTCTCAATGTGGTAGCTGGAGTATGAACTATATCAGTATTCTCTATACCTGCATGGTAGGTCTACTAAATCTTTATATTCGAGGCCCACAAAATGCTCAGAGAAAGCCCCAATATGGAAACACGGCGTACAGCAGAATATTAACAACTAAGCCACTTTTTATTCTTTTGTCAACTCCTTACAGACATCTGACCGAGTCTAATATGTGAACAATTTGAAGTAAAAGGAAACAAAGAACAAATTAAAGATCAAACTCAAGATCTGACCAGATCCACCAGTATGCCAGGCTCATCAAATCATAAACTGCCCAAGGCAATCTCGTTCATCCAGGAAGACAGTGCCCAATCATAACAAAGAGTCTCAacccaaaaaaaaagggcCATAAGCGGGACAGCGCTGTTAATCATATTAATAACGTTCGATCAAAAGTCAATTTCGGGGCTTTCACTCTTGCATGAGAGAGCAGACAGCCAACCCCTCTGCTATTGATACCAGGATTCAACAATATTTACATTTACCTGGTAGCCATGGCCTTGGTCATGAGACGCTTGAGAGCAagctccttcttcttgagGTCCTCGGGAGTAGAGTCCTCAACCTCAAGCTGGGCCATGGCATCACTGAGCGCGGACTCAATCTTTTCCTTGTTGCCACGCTTCAGcttcatggacatggacgGGTCCGAGACAAGCTCTTCAACACGAGAAATGTATGACTCGAGCTGCTGGCGCGATTCGAACTTCTTCGTGAATGCTTCATCGCTGGACTTGAACTTGGCGGCATCTATTACGGGAAGTCAGATATGGAGTGATCTAAAATAAATCAGGGAAACCTACCATCGATCATCTGCTCAATCTCAGTGGTTGAGAGTTTGCCGACAGCGTTCGAGATAGTAATGTTGGCAGTACGTCCAGAAGACTTCTCGGTTGCGGTAACCTTCAAGATACCGTTGACATCAACCTCGAAGACAACCTCAAGCGCAGCCTCACCGGCCCTCATGGGGGGAATTGGAGCCAGCGTAAACTCGCCAAGGGAAGTGTTGTCCGCGCAATTAGTGCGCTCACCCTGGAAAACAGGGAACTGGACAGTGGTCTGGTTGTCAACAACGGTGGTGAAAGTGCGCTTCTTAATGGTAGGAACGGTCTGGCCACGTGCAACGACGGGCGCGAAGATGTTACCTTCCATAGCAACACCAAGTGAGAGAGGGACAACATCAAGAAGCAGGAGGTCCTGAGTTTCAGCAGAAGTGGCCTTTCCAGAGAGGATACCGGCCTGCACAGCTGCACCGTAAGCAACAGCTTCGTCGGGGTTGATGCTCTGCAAATACCAGTTAGCTGGTTCAAATTCCCAAATCTCGCTCATCTGGATATTTTACCTTCTCAAGCTTCTTGCCATCGAAGAAGTCGCTGAGGAGCTTCTGAATACGGGGAATACGAGTGGAACCACCGACGAGAACGATCTCGTCAACCTGGCTCTTCTCAAGCCCAGAGTCCTTAAGGACCTGCTGAACAGGATCCAAAGTACCAGCAAAGCTCTTGGCGTTGAGATCCTCGAAACGAGCACGAGTGACGGAAGTGTTGAAATCATCACCGTCGAAAAGAGAGTCGATCTCAACGGTAGTCTGGGTTGCGTTGGACAGGGTACGCTTGGCACGTTCACAAGCTGTTCTCAGGCGACGAAGGGCCCTAGAGTCACCAGACAAGTCCTTTCCGGTCTTTCTCTGGAATTCCTTCTTGAAGTGCTCAAGGAGGTTGGTGTCAAAGTCCTGACCACCAAGGTGGGTGTCACCAGCAGTAGCCTTGACAGTGAAAACACCACCTTGGATGTTCAACAAAGACACATCGAAAGTACCACCACCCAGGTCATAAATCAACACATTACGCTCCTTGTCAGACTTTCCGGAACCAAGACCATACGCAATTGCTGCAGCTGTCGGCTCGTTGATGATCCGCAGAACATTCAGGCCAGAAATGGCACCAGCGTCCTTGGTAGCCTGTCTCtggttgtcgttgaagtaaGCTGGCACAGTGATAACAGCCTTCTCCACCTTCTTTCCGAGCTTCGTCTCCGCAACTTCCTTCATCTATCCGTTTATTAGCACTGGCGATCCATATTGCGATAGCTGTAGAACTTACCTTCATAAGGACCATGGACGAGATTTCCTGGGGAGTAAAGGTCTTGTTTTCGCCGAGGTATTCCACTTCCACAG
The sequence above is a segment of the Aspergillus chevalieri M1 DNA, chromosome 6, nearly complete sequence genome. Coding sequences within it:
- the hscA gene encoding putative Hsp70 chaperone (HscA) (BUSCO:EOG092617RN;~COG:O;~EggNog:ENOG410PIHJ;~InterPro:IPR018181,IPR029047,IPR029048,IPR013126, IPR043129;~PFAM:PF00012,PF06723), with protein sequence MSDEVYEGAIGIDLGTTYSCVANYEGTNVEIIANEQGSYTTPSFVSFTDKERLIGEAAKNQAAMNPQNTVFDIKRLIGRRYEDPIVKKDVESWPFKVVDQGGNPAVEVEYLGENKTFTPQEISSMVLMKMKEVAETKLGKKVEKAVITVPAYFNDNQRQATKDAGAISGLNVLRIINEPTAAAIAYGLGSGKSDKERNVLIYDLGGGTFDVSLLNIQGGVFTVKATAGDTHLGGQDFDTNLLEHFKKEFQRKTGKDLSGDSRALRRLRTACERAKRTLSNATQTTVEIDSLFDGDDFNTSVTRARFEDLNAKSFAGTLDPVQQVLKDSGLEKSQVDEIVLVGGSTRIPRIQKLLSDFFDGKKLEKSINPDEAVAYGAAVQAGILSGKATSAETQDLLLLDVVPLSLGVAMEGNIFAPVVARGQTVPTIKKRTFTTVVDNQTTVQFPVFQGERTNCADNTSLGEFTLAPIPPMRAGEAALEVVFEVDVNGILKVTATEKSSGRTANITISNAVGKLSTTEIEQMIDDAAKFKSSDEAFTKKFESRQQLESYISRVEELVSDPSMSMKLKRGNKEKIESALSDAMAQLEVEDSTPEDLKKKELALKRLMTKAMATR